TTGCCCGCACCCCGACTGCGGTGCGCTAGCCCATCAGACGTGGTTTAAGTTGTTTGCTCAACGACACGACAAGGACGGGGGTCCGTTTTTTCCAAACGCACGCAAGGTCGAGGACGCCGAGAGGGCCAAACAGCTTGAAGAGTCGACCCTGAAACTTCTGGAAAGGATGCTCACTAGAGAAGTGTTCTTTGAAGAGGAAGGAGGCTGGAGCAGCCTCAACAAGCACCTAATGAACGTTCATCTCAGCATGTGCTTTAGTTGCGAAGGCCTCGCGATCTGGCGGGCGGATGAACTCATCTATCCGCACGGCGATGTGTCGATCGCGCCGGTGGAAGAAATGCCGGCAGACGTGACAGCGATCGTCCTCGAAGCGAACGATATTTTGGACAAGTCGCCGAGAGGCGCTGCAGCTCTCCTCCGCCTCTGTGTTCAAAAGCTCATGCCGCACCTCGGGGAGAAGGGCAAGAATATCAACAACGACATCGCCAGCCTCGTGGCAAAGGGGCTCGATACGCGGATACAGAAGGCGCTCGACGTTGTGCGCGTAGCAGGGAACGATGCAGTCCACCCGGGCCAGATCGATTGGGACGACGACAAGACCGTTGCGACACAGTTGTTCGGACTCGTGAACTTGATCGTCGAGACCCAGATAACGCAGAAGAAGCACATCGAAGATCTGTTCGAAGCGGTCGTGCCGGATACCGTCAAG
The genomic region above belongs to Candidatus Saccharimonadia bacterium and contains:
- a CDS encoding DUF4145 domain-containing protein — translated: CPHPDCGALAHQTWFKLFAQRHDKDGGPFFPNARKVEDAERAKQLEESTLKLLERMLTREVFFEEEGGWSSLNKHLMNVHLSMCFSCEGLAIWRADELIYPHGDVSIAPVEEMPADVTAIVLEANDILDKSPRGAAALLRLCVQKLMPHLGEKGKNINNDIASLVAKGLDTRIQKALDVVRVAGNDAVHPGQIDWDDDKTVATQLFGLVNLIVETQITQKKHIEDLFEAVVPDTVKAEIEKRDTPKQIAPPSDEPTID